A single Fodinibius saliphilus DNA region contains:
- a CDS encoding helix-turn-helix transcriptional regulator, whose protein sequence is MVHSEMTIHLLHPSNIEAKALSKLLTEKNYTVIHHSRESIKTVISPSPPYVKQRLLIDTRCLFFLKTKHVEKLCKSNHSITLLGRLNHLFWFFQFGCTHINFVHPQDQVEYLLGAIQEIGKEQSLVSDRIMTFLNQEQKTQQTNILENDLEAHLTKTELQTMLEISKGKKTKQIAKSWSRSHHTVNNHRKNILKKIRSTGTFTLNKFCIEQRKEIQTLLAINENSNLINSIRKND, encoded by the coding sequence ATGGTACATTCAGAAATGACTATACACCTTTTACATCCCAGTAATATAGAAGCAAAAGCATTATCTAAGTTATTAACTGAAAAAAATTATACCGTAATCCATCATTCCAGAGAATCAATAAAAACAGTCATATCCCCATCCCCACCATATGTAAAGCAACGTTTATTAATAGACACAAGGTGTTTATTCTTTTTAAAGACAAAGCATGTAGAAAAACTTTGCAAATCTAACCATTCTATCACCCTCTTAGGTAGGCTAAACCACTTATTTTGGTTCTTTCAGTTTGGGTGTACCCACATAAACTTTGTACATCCACAAGACCAAGTTGAATACTTACTTGGAGCAATCCAAGAAATAGGCAAAGAACAGTCTTTGGTTAGTGATAGAATTATGACTTTTCTGAATCAGGAACAAAAAACACAACAAACAAATATCCTAGAAAACGACCTTGAGGCACATTTAACTAAAACTGAACTTCAAACAATGCTTGAAATATCAAAAGGAAAAAAAACAAAGCAAATAGCAAAGAGTTGGTCACGAAGTCACCATACCGTCAATAATCATCGGAAAAATATTCTAAAAAAAATTAGATCTACGGGGACATTTACTCTCAATAAATTTTGCATTGAACAGAGAAAAGAAATTCAAACACTTCTTGCTATAAATGAAAACAGCAATCTAATCAACAGCATTAGAAAAAATGACTAA